A single genomic interval of Pan paniscus chromosome 18, NHGRI_mPanPan1-v2.0_pri, whole genome shotgun sequence harbors:
- the LOC100982546 gene encoding 5'-nucleotidase domain-containing protein 2-like: MAGAGLRAAARRWLLCGGHGGPRAASSSPSCPGCGPPGPGAHCPGAPRSAPAQAPTSGADLSAHLWARYQDMRRLVHDLLPPEVCSLLNPAAIYANNEISLRDVEVYGFDYDYTLAQYADALHPEIFSAARDILIEHYKYPEGIRKYDYNPSFAIRGLHYDIQKSLLMKIDAFHYVQLGTAYRGLQPVPDEEVIELYGGTQHIPLYQMSGFYGKGPSIKQFMDIFSLPEMALLSCVVDYFLGHSLEFDQAHLYKDVTDAIRDVHVKGLMYQWIEQDMEKYILRGDETFAVLNRLVAHGKQLFLITNSPFSFVDKGMRHMVGPDWRQLFDVVIVQADKPSFFTDRRKPFRKLDEKGSLQWDRITRLEKGKIYRQGNLFDFLRLTEWRGPRVLYFGDHLYSDLADLMLRHGWRTGAIIAELEREIRIIKTEQYMHSLTWQQALTGLLERMQTYQDAESRQVLAAWMKERQELRCITKALFNAQFGSIFRTFHNPTYFSRRLVRFSDLYMASLSCLFNYRVDFTFYPRRTPLQHEAPLWMDQLCTGCMKTPFLGDMAHIR, from the coding sequence ATGGCGGGTGCGGGGCTGCGGGCGGCCGCTCGGCGCTGGCTGCTGTGCGGAGGCCACGGCGGGCCGCGAGCCGCCTCGTCCTCGCCCTCCTGCCCTGGGTGCGGCCCCCCGGGTCCCGGCGCCCACTGCCCCGGCGCCCCGCGCTCCGCGCCCGCCCAGGCACCCACCAGCGGCGCCGACCTCAGCGCGCACCTATGGGCTCGCTACCAGGACATGCGGAGACTGGTGCACGACCTCCTGCCCCCCGAGGTCTGCAGTCTCCTGAACCCAGCAGCCATCTACGCCAACAACGAGATCAGCCTGCGTGACGTTGAGGTCTACGGCTTTGACTACGACTACACCCTGGCCCAGTATGCAGACGCACTGCACCCCGAGATCTTCAGTGCCGCCCGTGACATCCTGATCGAGCACTACAAGTACCCAGAAGGGATTCGGAAGTATGACTACAACCCCAGCTTTGCCATCCGTGGCCTCCACTATGACATTCAGAAGAGCCTTCTGATGAAGATTGACGCCTTCCACTACGTGCAGCTGGGGACAGCCTACAGGGGCCTCCAGCCTGTGCCAGACGAGGAGGTGATTGAGCTGTATGGGGGTACCCAGCACATCCCACTATACCAGATGAGTGGCTTCTATGGCAAGGGTCCCTCCATTAAGCAGTTCATGGACATCTTCTCGCTACCGGAGATGGCTCTGCTGTCCTGTGTGGTGGACTACTTTCTGGGCCACAGCCTGGAGTTTGACCAAGCACATCTCTACAAGGACGTGACGGACGCCATCCGAGACGTGCATGTGAAGGGCCTCATGTACCAGTGGATCGAGCAGGACATGGAGAAGTATATCCTGAGAGGGGATGAGACGTTTGCTGTCCTGAACCGCCTGGTGGCCCATGGGAAACAGCTGTTCCTCATCACCAACAGTCCTTTCAGCTTCGTAGACAAGGGGATGCGGCACATGGTGGGTCCCGATTGGCGCCAGCTCTTCGATGTGGTCATTGTCCAGGCAGACAAGCCCAGCTTCTTCACTGACCGGCGCAAGCCTTTCAGAAAACTCGATGAGAAGGGCTCACTTCAGTGGGACCGGATCACCCGCTTGGAAAAGGGCAAGATCTATCGGCAGGGAAACCTGTTTGACTTCTTACGCTTGACGGAATGGCGTGGCCCCCGCGTGCTCTACTTCGGGGACCACCTCTATAGTGATCTGGCAGATCTCATGCTGCGGCACGGCTGGCGCACAGGCGCCATCATCGCCGAGCTGGAGCGTGAGATCCGCATCATCAAGACGGAGCAGTACATGCACTCGCTGACGTGGCAGCAGGCGCTCACGGGGCTGCTGGAGCGCATGCAGACCTATCAGGACGCGGAGTCGAGGCAGGTGCTGGCTGCCTGGATGAAAGAGCGGCAGGAGCTGAGGTGCATCACCAAGGCCCTGTTCAATGCGCAGTTCGGCAGCATCTTCCGCACCTTCCACAACCCCACCTACTTCTCGAGGCGCCTCGTGCGCTTCTCTGACCTCTACATGGCCTCCCTCAGCTGCCTGTTCAACTACCGCGTGGACTTCACCTTCTACCCACGCCGTACGCCGCTGCAGCACGAGGCACCCCTCTGGATGGACCAGCTCTGCACCGGCTGCATGAAGACCCCCTTCCTTGGTGACATGGCCCACATCCGCTGA